From one Lactiplantibacillus paraplantarum genomic stretch:
- a CDS encoding PTS mannose/fructose/sorbose transporter subunit IIC, whose protein sequence is MNLNAIQMILVVLVAFLAGMEGILDEFHFHQPVVACALIGLVTGQLVPCIILGGSLQMIALGWSNVGAAVAPDAALAAIASAIILVLGGQGRAGVSSAIAIAVPLAVAGLLLTILARTIATIIVHIMDRAAEEGSFGKLEFWHIVAICMQGLRIAIPAALILAVGAGPVKTMLNAMPAWLTDGLSIGGGMVVAVGYAMVINMMASREMWPFFALGFVLAAVSEITLIGLGAIGVAMALIYLNLSKMGGSGNGGGSNTGDPVGDIIDKY, encoded by the coding sequence ATGAATTTGAATGCAATTCAAATGATTTTAGTCGTACTCGTAGCATTTTTAGCTGGTATGGAAGGTATTTTGGATGAATTCCATTTCCATCAACCAGTTGTTGCATGTGCGCTGATCGGATTAGTTACTGGTCAATTAGTACCATGTATTATTTTAGGTGGTAGCCTACAAATGATCGCGTTAGGTTGGTCAAACGTTGGTGCCGCCGTTGCTCCTGATGCCGCTTTAGCTGCCATTGCATCCGCAATTATCTTAGTTTTAGGTGGCCAAGGTCGTGCCGGGGTTTCTTCAGCCATTGCAATTGCCGTTCCTTTGGCCGTTGCTGGGTTACTTTTAACCATTCTTGCACGTACGATTGCAACTATTATTGTTCATATCATGGACCGTGCTGCCGAAGAAGGTAGTTTCGGTAAACTTGAATTCTGGCACATTGTTGCCATTTGTATGCAAGGGTTGCGGATTGCCATTCCAGCTGCTTTGATCTTAGCCGTTGGTGCTGGCCCTGTTAAGACGATGTTGAATGCTATGCCTGCATGGTTAACTGATGGTTTATCAATCGGTGGTGGTATGGTTGTTGCCGTTGGTTACGCAATGGTTATCAACATGATGGCTTCCCGCGAAATGTGGCCATTCTTCGCTTTAGGTTTCGTGTTAGCTGCTGTTAGTGAAATTACACTTATCGGACTTGGTGCAATTGGTGTTGCCATGGCTCTTATTTACTTGAACCTTTCTAAGATGGGCGGTTCTGGTAATGGCGGTGGTTCTAACACTGGTGATCCTGTCGGCGATATTATCGATAAATACTAA
- a CDS encoding PTS system mannose/fructose/sorbose family transporter subunit IID, which translates to MADNKVQITKSDRIKVWMRSNFLQGSWNYERMQNGGWAFTLIPVLKKLYTTKEDRAAALKRHLEFFNTHPYVASPIIGVTMALEEERANGAPIDDVTIQGVKVGMMGPLAGVGDPVFWFTLKPIIGALAASLALGGSIMGPILYFVVWNVIRLGFMWYTQEFGYKAGSKITEDLSGGILQDITKGASILGMFILPALIERWVVVDFSPVKVSTIKQSAGAYIDWDKLPKGAAGIKEALTQQAAGRSLDKYKVTTLQDNLNQLIPGLAALLITFLSMWLLKKKVSPIIIIFGLFAFGVIMHVLGVM; encoded by the coding sequence ATGGCTGATAATAAAGTACAAATTACTAAAAGTGATCGTATTAAGGTTTGGATGCGTTCTAACTTCCTTCAAGGTTCATGGAACTACGAACGTATGCAAAATGGTGGCTGGGCATTTACTTTAATCCCAGTCCTTAAAAAGTTATACACAACTAAAGAAGACCGTGCTGCTGCATTGAAGCGTCACTTGGAATTCTTTAACACTCATCCATACGTTGCATCACCAATCATTGGTGTTACGATGGCCTTGGAAGAAGAACGTGCCAATGGGGCCCCAATTGATGATGTTACGATTCAAGGGGTTAAAGTTGGTATGATGGGGCCTTTGGCTGGTGTTGGTGATCCAGTGTTCTGGTTCACGTTGAAGCCAATTATTGGTGCCTTAGCCGCTTCCCTTGCTTTGGGTGGTAGCATCATGGGTCCAATCCTATACTTCGTTGTTTGGAACGTAATTCGTTTAGGATTTATGTGGTATACACAAGAATTCGGTTACAAAGCCGGTTCTAAGATTACTGAAGACTTATCTGGTGGTATCTTACAAGACATCACTAAGGGTGCTTCGATTTTAGGTATGTTCATCTTGCCTGCTTTGATCGAACGGTGGGTTGTTGTTGACTTTAGCCCGGTTAAGGTTTCAACGATCAAACAAAGTGCCGGTGCTTATATTGATTGGGACAAGTTACCAAAGGGTGCCGCTGGTATCAAGGAAGCCTTGACCCAACAAGCTGCTGGTCGTTCACTCGACAAGTACAAAGTTACGACTTTACAAGATAACTTAAATCAATTAATTCCTGGTTTAGCTGCCTTGTTAATCACCTTCTTGTCAATGTGGTTATTAAAGAAGAAAGTTTCACCAATCATCATCATCTTCGGCCTCTTCGCCTTTGGTGTTATCATGCATGTTCTTGGTGTAATGTAA
- a CDS encoding DUF956 family protein: MVQSLNTKVDLVIKGNSHLGLTDYGQIMVGDKGFEFYDDRNVRNYIQIPWAEVDTVVVSVMFKGRWIPRYALKTKKNGMYAFSSKDPKRVLRAIRKYVKPDKIVRSLTFFQVLKRAFKGKNQDNYLK, translated from the coding sequence ATGGTTCAATCGCTAAACACAAAAGTTGATTTGGTAATCAAAGGTAATTCACACTTGGGATTGACTGATTATGGTCAAATTATGGTTGGAGATAAAGGATTTGAATTTTACGACGATCGTAATGTCCGTAATTATATTCAGATTCCCTGGGCAGAAGTAGATACAGTTGTGGTATCAGTAATGTTCAAAGGGCGTTGGATTCCGCGTTACGCGTTGAAGACTAAGAAAAATGGCATGTATGCTTTCTCATCTAAGGATCCTAAGCGAGTGTTACGTGCAATTAGAAAATATGTGAAACCGGATAAGATTGTTCGTTCATTAACATTTTTCCAAGTATTAAAACGAGCATTTAAAGGAAAAAATCAGGATAATTATTTAAAATGA
- a CDS encoding sigma-54-dependent transcriptional regulator has translation MTRKSKICEYVRQHSDRHGLTTEMVATALMIARSNVSKELNALVREGQLHKLMGRPVHYVPADDITSTPVTSTSDIANATLPKRMTTMAATTTAPKPAANDIFANMIGSHESLANQVEQAKAAILYPPRGLNTLIIGPTGSGKTYFANAMYRFAETQQVLTDPQGLITFNCADYAHNPELLMSHLFGYVKGSFTGANEDKDGLIQEADGGMLFLDEVHRLPPEGQEMIFYFMDHGTYSRLGETAKSHHANVRLVCATTEDPESTLLQTFVRRIPITIQLPAFNHRSAKERLELLKALLSLEANRINKQIRLTEDVVQALLGSVTFGNVGQLKSNIQLVCAQGFVNSIENDSEITITMDDLPQNIRSGLMTVASNRHELGAISELLDPVLIVKPNDGPTPLRNKNDNYELPYNLYEIIGDKASLLRREGLDKEHINRFITTDINLHLKSFYKQNQLAVSPENKLAEIVDQDVIDFTKTAQMTIQDMLGYNFKDNFIYAVSLHVSSFIKRIQAGKPMRQMSSDMLAMVREYPAEIKAAETLKQGLEERYHLPIPKSEVYYLAILLISLKSMQLNGKVGVLVAAHGMSTASSMAQVVGQLLDDYDIQAFDMPLDMDPSVAYDHVKQRVEKLDSGKGILLLVDMGSLTTFGDRIQQETGIATRTIDMVTTPVVLEAVRKASLVDSDLDSMYQELVGFKGYSRISRNLPTDNQRATVKPALATDKTTQRAIIAICATGVGTAERIKTILDSLLAQNFIEGITVFPISVVEMKTRLQQISQSYQIIAATGITKPDLDVPFISLEELLQGGGEKFIDQLATGIDSPQTMAEESQQLTPELCERYLGDYFTFLNPKKLTGVLWQYSEVIATHLDGAMTNAFRIDLIMHLAGALERTAIKDEISAPAEEMPDIMASKWYPVVQQANQQLTNQLQLTFSDAENYYIVQLLETHQAKVMVH, from the coding sequence TTGACCAGAAAATCTAAGATTTGTGAATACGTCCGTCAACATAGTGATCGACACGGGCTGACGACAGAAATGGTAGCGACCGCTTTAATGATAGCGCGTTCAAATGTTAGCAAGGAACTAAATGCGCTGGTTCGGGAAGGCCAATTACACAAACTGATGGGACGGCCTGTCCACTATGTACCAGCCGATGATATTACATCGACACCGGTGACCAGCACTAGTGACATAGCGAATGCAACGTTGCCAAAGCGAATGACGACTATGGCTGCGACGACAACGGCGCCTAAACCGGCTGCTAATGATATTTTTGCAAACATGATTGGTTCGCATGAAAGCCTTGCTAATCAGGTAGAACAGGCAAAAGCAGCTATCCTTTATCCACCACGGGGGCTGAATACGCTGATCATCGGGCCAACTGGTTCTGGCAAAACTTACTTTGCAAACGCCATGTATCGTTTCGCTGAGACGCAACAAGTGTTGACGGATCCGCAAGGCCTGATCACTTTTAACTGTGCGGACTATGCGCATAACCCAGAATTGCTGATGTCGCATTTATTTGGTTACGTTAAAGGTTCCTTTACTGGTGCCAATGAAGACAAGGACGGTTTAATTCAAGAAGCTGACGGCGGCATGTTGTTCTTAGATGAAGTGCATCGCTTACCACCTGAAGGCCAAGAAATGATTTTTTACTTCATGGATCATGGGACATACTCGCGGCTAGGAGAGACGGCCAAGAGTCACCATGCTAATGTTCGACTCGTCTGTGCCACGACGGAAGATCCAGAAAGTACGTTATTGCAGACGTTCGTTCGGCGGATTCCGATTACGATTCAGTTACCGGCATTTAATCATCGCTCAGCTAAAGAACGTCTGGAATTATTGAAGGCGTTACTGTCACTAGAAGCTAACCGGATTAATAAACAGATTCGGTTAACCGAGGACGTGGTTCAGGCTTTGCTTGGTTCAGTCACATTTGGGAACGTTGGCCAATTAAAATCAAATATTCAGCTGGTATGTGCTCAAGGTTTTGTCAATAGTATTGAAAATGATAGTGAAATTACGATTACGATGGATGATTTACCACAAAACATTCGTAGTGGGCTCATGACGGTTGCTTCCAATCGCCATGAGTTAGGCGCAATTTCTGAGTTGTTGGATCCAGTACTTATTGTGAAGCCGAATGATGGACCAACACCACTTCGTAATAAGAATGATAATTATGAATTACCATATAATTTATATGAGATCATCGGTGATAAAGCTTCGCTGTTACGACGAGAAGGCCTTGATAAAGAACACATTAATCGGTTTATTACGACCGATATTAACTTACATTTAAAATCATTTTACAAACAAAATCAGTTAGCGGTTTCGCCAGAAAACAAGTTGGCCGAAATCGTTGATCAGGACGTCATCGATTTTACCAAAACGGCCCAGATGACGATTCAAGATATGCTGGGATATAATTTCAAAGATAATTTTATTTATGCCGTGAGTTTACACGTCAGTTCCTTTATCAAGCGGATTCAGGCAGGCAAACCCATGCGACAGATGAGTTCAGATATGTTAGCCATGGTGCGTGAATATCCAGCTGAAATCAAAGCAGCTGAAACGCTCAAACAAGGATTGGAAGAGCGCTATCACTTGCCGATTCCCAAGTCTGAAGTGTATTACCTAGCAATTTTATTGATTTCGCTAAAGTCGATGCAACTTAATGGTAAAGTTGGCGTGCTTGTGGCGGCACATGGAATGAGCACAGCCTCTTCAATGGCGCAGGTCGTGGGTCAATTATTGGACGATTATGATATTCAGGCTTTTGATATGCCACTTGATATGGATCCCAGTGTTGCCTATGATCATGTGAAACAACGGGTTGAAAAGCTTGATTCTGGCAAAGGAATTTTATTATTAGTTGATATGGGATCGTTGACGACCTTTGGTGACCGTATCCAACAAGAGACTGGCATTGCAACGCGGACGATTGATATGGTGACGACTCCAGTCGTTTTAGAAGCAGTTCGTAAAGCAAGTCTGGTAGATAGTGATTTAGATTCAATGTATCAGGAACTCGTTGGTTTTAAGGGTTATTCCCGGATCTCACGTAATCTACCAACGGATAATCAGCGCGCAACGGTTAAGCCCGCGCTGGCTACAGATAAGACCACCCAGCGAGCCATTATTGCGATTTGCGCGACCGGTGTTGGGACGGCGGAACGTATTAAGACTATTCTGGATAGTTTATTAGCACAAAACTTTATTGAGGGCATCACAGTCTTTCCAATCTCGGTAGTCGAAATGAAGACACGGTTGCAGCAGATCAGCCAAAGTTATCAGATTATTGCAGCAACTGGAATTACGAAACCTGACTTAGATGTGCCATTTATCTCGTTAGAAGAATTACTTCAAGGTGGCGGCGAAAAGTTCATTGATCAATTAGCTACGGGGATCGACTCACCCCAGACTATGGCAGAAGAGAGTCAGCAACTGACCCCAGAACTTTGCGAACGTTATCTAGGTGATTACTTTACGTTCCTAAATCCGAAGAAGTTGACGGGGGTTTTGTGGCAATATAGTGAAGTGATCGCGACACATTTAGATGGTGCAATGACGAACGCCTTTCGCATTGATTTGATTATGCACTTAGCGGGCGCGTTAGAGCGAACTGCCATTAAAGATGAGATTTCAGCACCGGCCGAAGAGATGCCTGATATTATGGCATCCAAGTGGTACCCAGTTGTCCAACAAGCAAATCAGCAGTTGACAAATCAACTACAGTTAACCTTCTCAGATGCCGAAAACTATTATATTGTGCAGTTGTTGGAAACCCATCAAGCTAAGGTTATGGTGCATTGA
- a CDS encoding PTS sugar transporter subunit IIA, with product MLAFVVVSHGSFAQGVVDSSYMIFGKQDKVQTVTFQLDEEPNDLTNKLAAAVAHFDADDQVLFLVDLWGGSPFNAASRIVAEHTDRMGLITGLNLPMLIEAYTVRDKPIDEVIAHLEETGKIGIKHLTLLQDDGEDDPL from the coding sequence ATGTTAGCATTTGTCGTTGTCAGTCATGGGAGTTTTGCGCAAGGTGTCGTAGATTCATCCTATATGATTTTTGGCAAACAAGATAAGGTTCAGACTGTCACATTCCAGTTAGACGAAGAACCGAATGATTTAACGAATAAGCTGGCAGCCGCGGTTGCTCATTTTGATGCGGATGACCAAGTTTTGTTTTTAGTTGACCTGTGGGGCGGTTCACCGTTTAATGCAGCTAGTCGCATCGTTGCCGAGCATACGGATCGCATGGGACTGATTACAGGATTGAACTTGCCAATGTTGATTGAGGCTTATACTGTTCGTGACAAGCCGATTGATGAAGTTATTGCTCATCTTGAAGAGACCGGTAAGATTGGAATCAAACATCTAACGTTATTGCAAGATGATGGAGAAGATGACCCGCTATGA
- a CDS encoding PTS system mannose/fructose/N-acetylgalactosamine-transporter subunit IIB, whose amino-acid sequence MTMEIRLARIDSRLLHGQVATVWTKSVSPNRILVVSDEVAQDALRKILIVQAAPPGVRANVITVDKMIEIYQDPLFDGVKPLILTDTPQNMARLVAGGLDFSQTGVDIGSLAFSTGMVMVTNAIAIGQDEARALYALQAAGLKVFAQKVPTDKQVDVMPLLAKNGFMAPDKH is encoded by the coding sequence ATGACGATGGAGATTCGATTAGCCCGCATCGATAGCCGGTTACTTCACGGACAAGTTGCAACGGTATGGACGAAGAGTGTTAGCCCTAACCGCATTCTGGTCGTCTCAGATGAAGTTGCACAGGATGCGCTTCGTAAAATCTTGATTGTTCAAGCAGCGCCACCGGGTGTCAGAGCTAACGTCATCACAGTTGATAAAATGATTGAAATTTATCAGGACCCGTTATTTGATGGCGTTAAACCGCTAATCTTAACGGATACACCGCAGAATATGGCCCGTTTAGTTGCTGGTGGGCTTGATTTTAGTCAAACGGGTGTTGATATCGGCAGTTTAGCCTTTTCAACGGGAATGGTCATGGTCACAAATGCCATTGCAATCGGCCAAGATGAAGCGCGAGCACTGTACGCGTTACAAGCGGCGGGACTAAAAGTATTTGCTCAGAAAGTTCCCACTGATAAGCAAGTCGATGTGATGCCATTGTTGGCTAAGAATGGTTTTATGGCACCAGATAAGCATTAA
- a CDS encoding ketoacyl-ACP synthase III gives MPTYTKLTAMGQYVPARIVDNDELAAIMDTSDDWIQAHTGIKTRHYAMNDENTSDLATQVAQQLLQKSGLDTRTIDLILVTTITPDALTPATACLVQANIGADNAFAFDLSAACAGFTFGLATADKFIRSGQYQNVMVISAEVNSKMMDFQDRTAAVFFGDGAGGALLQATTDPDENSIIAEKLQSQGNATVIHSGRVRPITEVAATNYPQTDAFYQAGRDVFQFATTVVPEQMRGIIKNAQLAPTDLQYVICHQANLRIIEKIAANLTLPMTKFPHNVDYYGNTSSAGVAMALASVFESLTGPVLLTAFGGGLAYGSVVIKK, from the coding sequence ATGCCAACTTATACAAAATTAACCGCCATGGGACAATACGTTCCGGCACGAATTGTCGATAATGATGAATTAGCGGCCATTATGGATACTAGCGATGACTGGATTCAAGCACATACCGGGATTAAGACACGGCATTATGCGATGAATGATGAAAATACATCCGATTTGGCAACGCAGGTCGCGCAACAGCTACTACAAAAAAGTGGCTTAGACACGCGTACCATTGATTTGATTTTGGTGACAACGATTACGCCCGACGCGTTGACGCCCGCCACGGCTTGTTTAGTGCAAGCGAATATTGGTGCCGATAATGCATTTGCATTCGATCTTAGTGCGGCCTGTGCGGGCTTTACGTTTGGATTGGCAACGGCTGACAAGTTTATTCGCAGCGGTCAATATCAAAATGTGATGGTAATCAGTGCGGAAGTTAATTCTAAAATGATGGATTTTCAAGACCGAACAGCAGCTGTTTTCTTTGGTGATGGTGCTGGTGGGGCGCTATTACAGGCCACGACCGATCCGGATGAAAATAGTATTATTGCTGAAAAGTTGCAGTCGCAAGGCAATGCGACGGTCATCCACTCTGGACGGGTTCGGCCGATTACTGAAGTGGCCGCAACGAACTATCCGCAAACGGACGCATTTTATCAAGCTGGTCGCGATGTTTTTCAGTTTGCCACGACGGTCGTTCCAGAGCAAATGCGCGGTATCATTAAGAACGCACAGTTGGCGCCGACTGATTTACAATATGTGATCTGTCATCAAGCTAATTTGCGAATTATCGAAAAAATTGCGGCTAACTTAACATTACCAATGACGAAGTTTCCCCATAATGTTGATTACTATGGTAATACCTCTTCGGCTGGGGTAGCGATGGCGTTGGCCAGTGTCTTTGAATCGTTAACGGGACCAGTGTTGTTAACGGCGTTCGGTGGTGGACTGGCGTACGGTTCAGTCGTGATCAAGAAGTAG
- a CDS encoding acetyl-CoA carboxylase biotin carboxyl carrier protein, translating to MELKDLDRLVEKYARQGYQHIRVKAGDLEIEVTKPTPSSATPTAPASVAEPVADEVVTLPSPMVGVVHLAPDLKVGQALTAGQELGQIESMKLFNPLVSPADGTLTAVLVADNATVEYEQPLFTMRKDR from the coding sequence ATGGAATTAAAAGATTTGGATCGATTAGTTGAGAAATACGCGCGGCAAGGATATCAGCACATTCGCGTTAAAGCGGGCGATTTAGAGATTGAAGTTACTAAACCCACGCCTAGTTCAGCTACTCCTACAGCACCTGCTAGCGTTGCTGAACCAGTGGCGGATGAGGTCGTTACCCTGCCTAGTCCGATGGTCGGGGTGGTTCACTTAGCGCCAGATTTAAAGGTCGGCCAAGCACTGACTGCTGGCCAAGAACTTGGTCAGATTGAGAGTATGAAGTTGTTCAATCCGTTGGTCAGCCCGGCTGATGGGACGTTAACGGCCGTACTAGTTGCCGATAACGCCACTGTTGAGTACGAGCAACCGTTATTTACAATGCGAAAGGATCGGTAG
- a CDS encoding acetyl-CoA carboxylase biotin carboxylase subunit — MFRKLLIANRGEIAVRIIKACQQLDIRTVAVCSTADRHAGYTQLADEVVCIGPAAASGSYLNAEAILMAAINTHADAIHPGYGFLAENADFAAMCAECGITWIGPQTEQIKLMGDKARAKVFARQQDVPVLAGQSLQGLAWPEIKRAAAKIGFPLVLKASYGGGGKGIRVLTNVHDLHQQLRAARQEAAASFLNDDMYLEQFLTTARHIEVQVLGTGRKLFILGDRDCSLQLHKQKVLEESPASILTVTQRRTLYDLSRQLLAGTQYQSLGTIEYLFADGQFYFMEMNTRLQVEHGVTELTTGIDIVAEQIKQAAGVTIDFPEHVGLKPKCTAIEARLTASLPVKRTIIETLNWPTNVRIDTDYHQGDRLVTMYDGLIAKLMVTGTDRQQAVRHLQRALNQVTLTGPTTNLNFLRQTVARPAYVDDRYTIHSLASWEASE, encoded by the coding sequence ATGTTTCGCAAGCTGTTAATCGCGAATCGCGGCGAAATCGCCGTACGGATTATTAAGGCCTGTCAACAATTGGATATTCGAACTGTTGCCGTTTGTTCGACGGCTGACCGGCACGCGGGTTACACGCAATTGGCGGACGAAGTGGTTTGTATTGGACCAGCTGCTGCTAGTGGATCGTATTTGAATGCCGAAGCAATTCTCATGGCTGCAATTAATACGCACGCCGATGCGATTCATCCGGGGTATGGCTTCTTAGCTGAAAATGCTGATTTTGCTGCCATGTGTGCGGAGTGTGGTATCACATGGATTGGCCCGCAAACTGAGCAAATCAAGTTGATGGGCGATAAAGCACGTGCCAAGGTCTTTGCGCGTCAACAAGACGTTCCGGTCTTGGCAGGCCAGTCGTTGCAAGGATTAGCATGGCCTGAAATCAAACGGGCGGCTGCTAAGATTGGTTTCCCGCTGGTCTTAAAAGCAAGTTATGGTGGTGGCGGTAAAGGGATTCGAGTGCTTACCAATGTCCATGACCTCCATCAGCAGTTGCGGGCAGCGCGCCAGGAAGCCGCGGCATCCTTCTTAAATGATGACATGTACTTAGAACAGTTCTTGACGACTGCGCGCCACATTGAGGTCCAAGTACTTGGGACGGGTCGCAAATTGTTTATTCTTGGTGATCGGGACTGTAGCTTACAATTGCACAAACAAAAGGTGCTTGAAGAAAGTCCGGCTAGTATTTTGACCGTGACACAGCGTCGGACCTTGTATGATTTGTCACGGCAATTATTGGCGGGCACGCAGTATCAGAGCTTAGGTACGATCGAATACTTATTTGCGGATGGACAATTCTATTTCATGGAAATGAATACTCGTTTGCAAGTCGAACATGGGGTTACTGAATTAACAACTGGTATTGATATTGTGGCTGAACAAATCAAGCAGGCGGCTGGCGTCACGATTGATTTTCCAGAACATGTAGGCTTGAAGCCGAAATGTACAGCAATTGAAGCTCGCTTAACGGCGAGTTTACCAGTGAAGCGAACCATCATTGAGACGTTGAATTGGCCGACTAATGTCCGTATTGATACGGATTATCATCAAGGGGACCGCTTAGTCACCATGTATGATGGCCTGATTGCGAAATTAATGGTCACAGGAACTGACCGGCAACAAGCGGTACGTCACTTACAACGTGCGCTGAATCAAGTGACGTTGACCGGACCGACCACCAACTTGAACTTTCTGCGGCAAACGGTGGCTCGGCCGGCCTATGTTGATGACCGCTATACGATTCACAGCTTAGCGAGTTGGGAGGCATCCGAATGA
- a CDS encoding acetyl-CoA carboxylase carboxyltransferase subunit beta, whose protein sequence is MSHYPNSGTWRACPQCGRHVHQRQWGTYQQCPYCHYWQRLTVTQRLQQLVDTATFQSFETTERPVNQLGFPGYTEKIQRVQRQTGLSEAVVCGTATIVQQPCVLAVMDSHFMMGTLNTVVTRRLLHASEQARVRHLPLVIVTASGGARMQEGVYALVGMNLFLAELARLATAQLPLITVLTDPTMGGVSASFAFRGDLIVAEAGAKIGFAGARVIQQTLPVKLPADFQTAEQLLANGMVDAVIERPQLRAYLGRALSNYGIGGQVHG, encoded by the coding sequence ATGAGTCATTATCCAAATTCAGGTACTTGGCGTGCCTGTCCTCAATGCGGCCGGCACGTTCATCAGCGTCAATGGGGCACTTATCAGCAATGTCCTTATTGTCATTACTGGCAACGATTGACCGTCACCCAGCGACTGCAACAGCTCGTTGATACGGCGACGTTTCAGTCTTTTGAAACGACTGAACGACCGGTTAATCAGTTAGGGTTCCCTGGTTACACGGAAAAAATTCAGCGAGTCCAACGGCAGACGGGGTTAAGCGAAGCCGTCGTCTGTGGAACGGCGACAATTGTGCAACAACCGTGTGTCTTAGCAGTGATGGATAGTCATTTTATGATGGGAACTTTAAATACGGTGGTGACCCGTCGCTTACTGCATGCTAGTGAGCAAGCGCGGGTCCGGCATTTGCCGTTGGTGATTGTCACGGCTTCGGGAGGCGCTCGCATGCAGGAGGGGGTATACGCCTTAGTTGGTATGAACTTGTTCTTAGCTGAGCTGGCTCGGTTAGCCACTGCGCAGTTACCGTTAATTACGGTGCTAACTGATCCAACGATGGGCGGTGTTTCGGCCAGTTTTGCATTTCGAGGGGACCTAATCGTTGCTGAAGCGGGTGCTAAGATTGGTTTTGCGGGTGCCCGGGTGATTCAGCAGACGTTACCCGTCAAGTTGCCGGCAGATTTTCAAACGGCTGAACAATTGTTGGCAAACGGTATGGTAGATGCGGTCATTGAACGGCCACAATTGCGCGCCTATTTAGGTCGGGCGCTATCGAATTATGGAATTGGGGGCCAAGTACATGGATAA
- the accA gene encoding carboxyltransferase subunit alpha — protein sequence MDKRLQRLRAADRLSAPTVIQALLPTMTQQRGDRLLGQDLALTAGFGRTATGHQLAVLGVDRGIDIASRRQKNGGALTVPGYRTALRVVAHAAKFGWPVVSLINMPGADASPQSERYGQSQAIADLIAAMGQLPVPNIVVFLGEGHSGGALAFANANRIIMLDDALFNVASPEAVTAILHGQQTISEAIDLLPMTATALYERGLVDQVIDHQDQRLVATINQMIETQLATLASSPASVLIGQREAKFQHFLQSWPLN from the coding sequence ATGGATAAACGGTTACAGCGATTACGGGCGGCTGATCGGCTTAGCGCGCCGACCGTTATTCAGGCGCTATTGCCAACTATGACTCAGCAGCGTGGCGATCGATTGTTGGGGCAAGATTTAGCCTTGACGGCGGGCTTTGGTCGAACCGCTACCGGTCATCAATTGGCCGTTTTAGGTGTTGATCGGGGTATCGATATTGCGAGTCGCCGACAAAAAAACGGTGGTGCGTTGACGGTTCCAGGTTATCGGACCGCATTGCGAGTAGTGGCCCATGCGGCTAAGTTTGGCTGGCCGGTCGTCAGTTTGATTAATATGCCAGGGGCCGATGCTAGTCCTCAATCGGAACGCTACGGTCAAAGTCAGGCAATTGCTGATTTAATTGCGGCGATGGGCCAGCTCCCCGTACCGAACATAGTTGTCTTTCTCGGTGAAGGGCATAGTGGTGGTGCGCTGGCGTTCGCTAATGCTAATCGCATCATTATGTTAGATGATGCGCTCTTCAATGTTGCCTCACCAGAAGCGGTCACAGCTATTTTACACGGCCAACAAACAATTAGTGAGGCAATTGACCTATTGCCAATGACGGCTACGGCTTTGTATGAGCGGGGACTAGTTGATCAAGTGATTGATCATCAGGATCAGCGACTAGTTGCAACCATCAACCAGATGATTGAGACGCAATTAGCTACATTGGCATCATCGCCAGCATCAGTGTTGATTGGACAACGGGAAGCAAAGTTTCAGCACTTTTTACAGTCCTGGCCACTTAATTAG